A single window of Ferviditalea candida DNA harbors:
- a CDS encoding type III polyketide synthase translates to MPHIASVGTAVPKHVMSQKEIRAVVYDMFKDIFPGIDRLISIFDHGNIEKRHFCVAAEWFQQTHTPDEKHRLYVEHAAELAEQAIRACLEQTDIGFADVDHIIFVSTTGTATPSIDALLFNRMGFNPHIKRTPIWGLGCAGGAASLSRAADYVKAFPSHRCLVVSVELCSLTFLNDDLSKSNFVATSLFADGAAAALVLGETEETAAFNRNRVFSRGSVRGPRILQTQSTIWPDTLDVMGWEVTGRGLKVIFSRDIPSIIQKEMYGNVEALLKKSGLALPNVESYILHPGGMKVLQAYRESLHLPAEALHPSETVLRQYGNMSSATVFFVLQEAWRLKNSGAPAPIASRRNLTFAERLDYALVESFSGADMPYSAHSAPKGFSAGWPPVHSTFASASDGFRSGPADPQIQYGIIGALGPGFSSEMLLFEWV, encoded by the coding sequence TTGCCCCATATTGCATCCGTCGGAACGGCGGTTCCGAAGCATGTCATGTCCCAAAAAGAAATTCGCGCCGTCGTTTATGATATGTTCAAAGACATTTTTCCCGGCATCGATCGGCTGATTTCCATATTTGATCACGGCAATATTGAAAAACGCCATTTTTGTGTGGCTGCAGAGTGGTTTCAACAAACGCATACGCCGGACGAAAAGCATCGGCTGTATGTCGAACATGCCGCCGAGCTTGCCGAGCAAGCAATTCGTGCCTGTCTTGAACAGACGGACATCGGATTCGCGGATGTGGACCATATCATTTTCGTCTCCACGACAGGAACGGCAACCCCGAGCATTGACGCGCTTCTGTTCAACCGGATGGGGTTCAATCCGCATATCAAGCGTACGCCGATTTGGGGATTGGGCTGTGCCGGCGGCGCAGCAAGTCTTTCAAGAGCCGCCGATTATGTAAAAGCCTTTCCGTCGCACCGCTGTCTGGTCGTCAGCGTCGAGCTGTGTTCACTGACGTTCCTGAATGACGACCTGTCCAAAAGCAATTTCGTAGCGACCTCCCTGTTTGCCGATGGGGCTGCGGCTGCGCTTGTCCTTGGAGAGACGGAAGAGACTGCCGCTTTCAACAGGAACCGCGTTTTTTCCCGCGGATCGGTGCGGGGACCGCGAATTTTGCAAACGCAGAGCACGATTTGGCCAGATACGCTGGATGTGATGGGATGGGAAGTGACAGGTCGGGGACTGAAGGTCATTTTTTCACGGGACATCCCGTCGATCATTCAAAAAGAAATGTACGGCAATGTCGAAGCTTTATTGAAAAAAAGCGGCTTGGCGCTGCCGAATGTGGAGTCCTACATCCTGCATCCGGGGGGCATGAAGGTGCTTCAGGCTTATCGGGAATCGCTTCATCTGCCGGCGGAAGCCCTCCATCCTTCGGAAACCGTGCTGCGTCAATACGGCAATATGTCGTCGGCCACCGTTTTTTTCGTGCTGCAGGAAGCATGGCGTCTGAAGAACTCCGGGGCGCCAGCTCCCATCGCGAGCCGGCGGAATCTCACATTCGCAGAGCGGCTCGATTATGCGCTCGTTGAAAGCTTCTCCGGAGCTGATATGCCCTATTCCGCCCATTCTGCGCCCAAAGGCTTCTCAGCGGGCTGGCCGCCGGTTCACTCTACGTTCGCAAGCGCCTCAGACGGATTTCGTTCCGGCCCTGCGGACCCTCAAATCCAATACGGCATTATCGGAGCGTTGGGTCCGGGCTTCAGCTCGGAAATGCTCTTGTTCGAGTGGGTATGA
- a CDS encoding isoprenylcysteine carboxyl methyltransferase family protein, translating to MLGFFFMITGIVVLQRAVELLIAKRNGERIKAQGGYETGADHYKYFVGLHSLFFLGMTAEVLWRNALGRTLADWWLLPFGLFVCAQALRVWCMSALGAFWNTRIFVVPGMEPVRKGPYRYFRHPNYLVVTIELAMLPLVFQAYFTASVVTVLNALLLKKRISVEEQALVEAVKPTMGVHHETD from the coding sequence ATGCTCGGTTTTTTCTTCATGATTACCGGCATTGTCGTTCTGCAAAGAGCCGTTGAACTGCTGATTGCCAAACGCAACGGTGAACGGATCAAGGCTCAAGGCGGCTATGAAACCGGTGCGGATCATTACAAATATTTTGTCGGACTTCATTCGCTGTTCTTCCTCGGCATGACGGCCGAAGTCCTGTGGCGGAACGCCCTGGGCCGGACCCTGGCTGATTGGTGGCTTCTCCCCTTCGGATTGTTCGTTTGCGCTCAGGCGTTAAGAGTTTGGTGCATGTCCGCCCTCGGCGCTTTTTGGAACACGCGGATCTTTGTGGTTCCCGGAATGGAGCCGGTGCGCAAAGGACCCTACCGGTATTTTCGCCACCCGAATTATCTCGTAGTAACCATCGAGCTTGCCATGCTGCCGCTCGTTTTTCAAGCCTATTTTACCGCTTCCGTCGTCACCGTATTGAATGCCCTGCTGCTCAAAAAACGCATATCCGTAGAGGAGCAGGCGCTGGTGGAAGCTGTCAAACCCACCATGGGGGTGCATCATGAAACCGATTGA
- a CDS encoding acyl-CoA mutase large subunit family protein: MKPIDERKPAFFTPSAISVKRLYLAEDVKPDKDAVRIGLPGQFPYTRGIHPSMYRSRLWTVRQYAGFGTAEETNRRLRFLLEQGQTGLSLAFDLPTQIGYDPDQPLACGEVGKVGVSIASLKDMEILLQDIPLDRVSTSMTINSPAAVLLAMYATAAEKRGIDPGKLSGTLQNDILKEFTVRGTYIFPPAPSMRLTVDVLEYCSRFLPQWNPISISGYHMREAGATAVQELAFTFSNAIAYLEAAAAKGLKIDRIAPRISFFFNAQLHLFEEIAKFRAARRLWSRIMKDRFGARNPKSMQLRFHAQTGGSALTARQPDNNIVRVTLQALAAVLGGTQSLHTNARDEALGLPTEASAAIALRTQQILAFESGIADTVDPLAGSYYIESLTDEIEQRAAEYIDTIDQIGGALRAVETGYIQREIHHAAYETQTAIERGEQTIVGINRYQTDEQVKPGRFFVHPQLGQWRKQELARLRSERNGRQVEAALAALKKAAMGDANLMPALIDAVKAYATLGEICRVLREVFGEYEETGTLEEFTLNCF, translated from the coding sequence ATGAAACCGATTGATGAGCGAAAGCCCGCTTTTTTCACCCCTTCCGCCATTTCCGTCAAGCGCCTGTATCTTGCAGAGGATGTAAAGCCGGACAAGGATGCGGTTCGTATCGGATTGCCCGGGCAATTTCCTTATACCCGCGGAATCCATCCTTCCATGTACCGTTCCCGGTTATGGACCGTACGCCAGTATGCCGGATTCGGAACGGCGGAAGAAACAAACCGCCGGCTCCGGTTTCTGCTGGAGCAGGGGCAGACCGGATTGTCGCTGGCCTTTGATTTGCCCACCCAAATCGGTTACGATCCCGATCAACCCCTGGCTTGCGGGGAGGTGGGAAAGGTGGGGGTATCGATCGCATCGCTGAAGGATATGGAGATTCTGCTGCAGGACATACCGCTTGATCGGGTAAGCACATCGATGACGATCAACTCGCCTGCCGCCGTTCTGCTCGCCATGTACGCGACCGCTGCGGAAAAACGGGGAATCGATCCCGGCAAGCTTTCCGGCACTTTGCAGAACGATATTCTGAAAGAATTCACCGTTCGCGGAACCTATATATTCCCTCCGGCACCCTCCATGAGGCTGACCGTCGATGTGCTGGAATACTGCAGCCGGTTCCTGCCTCAATGGAACCCGATCAGCATCAGCGGCTACCATATGCGGGAGGCGGGGGCCACAGCCGTTCAGGAGCTGGCCTTCACTTTCAGCAACGCCATCGCTTATCTGGAAGCCGCCGCAGCAAAAGGGCTAAAGATCGACCGGATCGCGCCCCGCATCTCCTTTTTCTTTAACGCGCAGCTCCATCTGTTCGAGGAAATCGCCAAATTCCGCGCGGCCCGACGTCTTTGGTCCCGCATCATGAAAGATCGCTTCGGCGCGCGGAATCCGAAATCGATGCAGCTGCGGTTCCACGCGCAGACGGGCGGTTCCGCCCTCACGGCGCGGCAGCCGGACAACAACATTGTCCGGGTGACGCTTCAGGCGTTGGCCGCCGTTTTGGGCGGAACCCAAAGCCTGCACACGAATGCCCGGGATGAAGCGCTCGGTCTACCCACCGAAGCGTCCGCAGCCATCGCATTACGGACTCAGCAAATCCTCGCGTTCGAAAGCGGAATTGCCGATACGGTCGATCCGCTGGCCGGCTCCTACTATATCGAGTCGCTGACGGATGAAATCGAACAACGCGCAGCCGAATACATCGACACAATCGATCAAATTGGAGGAGCCCTGCGCGCTGTCGAAACGGGGTACATTCAGCGGGAAATCCACCATGCCGCCTACGAAACCCAAACGGCCATTGAGCGTGGAGAGCAAACGATAGTCGGGATCAATCGGTATCAGACCGATGAGCAAGTGAAGCCCGGACGGTTTTTCGTCCACCCCCAGCTTGGCCAATGGCGGAAGCAGGAGCTTGCCCGCTTGCGCAGCGAACGAAACGGCAGGCAAGTGGAGGCCGCTTTGGCCGCATTGAAAAAAGCCGCAATGGGAGATGCTAACCTCATGCCGGCTTTGATCGATGCGGTCAAGGCCTATGCCACACTGGGCGAAATTTGCAGGGTGCTCCGCGAAGTTTTCGGAGAATACGAGGAAACAGGCACTCTTGAAGAGTTTACATTGAATTGTTTTTAG
- a CDS encoding cobalamin B12-binding domain-containing protein — translation MKQPIRILIAKPGLDGHTRGALVIARGLMEAGMHVLYSGLRKTPEQIVEMAVRNRVDLVGLSSLSGAHMSWFPEVMRLLRQKRPDMPVICGGIIPEEDIPKLREMGISAIFPPGTEIRTVVSFIRENIGKDAPSQIRISG, via the coding sequence ATGAAACAACCGATCCGCATACTGATCGCCAAACCGGGGCTAGACGGCCACACGCGGGGAGCGCTCGTGATCGCCCGGGGACTCATGGAGGCAGGCATGCATGTCCTTTATTCCGGCCTCCGGAAAACGCCCGAGCAGATTGTCGAGATGGCCGTTCGCAATCGGGTCGACTTGGTCGGACTGTCGTCTTTGTCAGGCGCGCATATGTCCTGGTTTCCCGAGGTGATGCGGCTGCTGCGGCAGAAGCGGCCGGACATGCCTGTCATCTGCGGCGGCATCATCCCCGAAGAGGATATTCCGAAATTGCGGGAAATGGGGATCTCCGCCATATTCCCTCCGGGAACGGAGATCCGGACCGTCGTGTCCTTCATTCGCGAGAATATCGGAAAGGACGCCCCTTCCCAAATCCGCATATCGGGTTAA
- a CDS encoding LutC/YkgG family protein, which translates to MIDFSKQQQFINNISQRLGRPFPSAPPAHPFKGAPDYWKSFDLPLEERIALLMENWRKSGGEARRFADLTSARAFIAEVSRSMKARYFVRYDHEMLNELALEALLPDGTEMTVWNPLKLEQLKRKAAEADIGIIVADYAVAYTGSVVVASSETKGRSVSLLPAAVMMIVPAEVIRTRLGEVMEQISAMPGESMPAGIHFISGPSRSADIENDLTIGVHGPGIVYLLIIG; encoded by the coding sequence ATGATTGATTTTTCCAAACAGCAGCAGTTTATAAACAATATTTCACAGCGCCTGGGACGGCCCTTTCCGTCCGCACCGCCTGCCCACCCGTTCAAGGGGGCCCCGGATTATTGGAAGTCCTTCGATCTTCCGTTGGAGGAACGCATTGCCCTGCTGATGGAAAATTGGCGAAAATCGGGCGGGGAAGCCCGCCGGTTTGCAGATTTAACATCTGCGCGAGCATTTATCGCAGAAGTGTCGCGAAGCATGAAAGCCCGCTATTTCGTCCGCTATGATCACGAAATGCTGAATGAACTTGCCTTGGAGGCTCTTCTGCCGGACGGGACGGAGATGACCGTTTGGAATCCTTTGAAGCTGGAGCAGCTGAAGCGGAAAGCGGCGGAAGCGGATATCGGAATTATTGTGGCGGATTATGCGGTTGCCTATACGGGTTCGGTTGTGGTGGCCTCCAGCGAAACAAAGGGGAGATCGGTAAGTCTCCTGCCTGCCGCAGTGATGATGATCGTACCTGCGGAGGTCATTCGCACCCGTCTTGGAGAAGTCATGGAACAAATCAGCGCGATGCCGGGCGAGAGCATGCCTGCCGGCATTCACTTCATATCCGGCCCGAGCCGTTCGGCCGATATTGAGAATGATCTGACAATCGGCGTTCACGGCCCGGGAATCGTCTATTTGCTGATAATCGGGTGA
- a CDS encoding LutB/LldF family L-lactate oxidation iron-sulfur protein yields the protein MSQPQDGTVKDRAKAALNNEFLRNAVKYTTEKLKSGKKAASEEHGNWEVWRERGRQIRLHTIAHLDYYLTQFAENARARGAHVHFAANAGEAAEITLDIAARKAAKSVVKSKSMVSEEVHINRALEGIGVEAVETDLGEYIIQLASETPSHIIIPAIHKNKKQIAELLSKEAGEELPPDTAVLAGFARRKLRQKFLEADIGMTGCNFAIAESGSIVLFENEGNARMVSTVPRTQITLMGMERIIPSFPDLEVMATLLPRSATGQKLTVYMSPITGPRREKDGDGPEEMHIIIIDNGRSGQLGDPEFQELLNCIRCGACLNACPVYRQIGGHSYGSVYSGPIGAVLTPALNKNVAEWDDIANASSLCGACHEACPVKIPLHDMLVYLRHRKVLHGSTAAGEKLGMKGFQYVMSDHKRLRAALRFGKLGQKLLVRDGMIKEKIGPLKGWNSYRFAPALPEQSFRDSWGTLEHEIRLELKAMDSRVEARMKEIRSANRKGE from the coding sequence ATGAGTCAACCACAGGACGGTACTGTTAAAGATCGGGCGAAGGCTGCGCTGAATAACGAGTTTTTGCGTAATGCGGTGAAATATACTACTGAAAAGCTGAAAAGCGGCAAAAAAGCGGCCTCCGAGGAACATGGGAACTGGGAGGTATGGCGGGAGAGAGGGCGGCAAATCCGACTTCATACGATCGCTCATTTGGATTATTATCTGACCCAATTTGCCGAGAACGCCCGCGCCCGGGGGGCGCATGTTCATTTTGCCGCCAACGCCGGGGAGGCGGCGGAAATCACGCTGGACATCGCGGCGCGCAAAGCGGCCAAATCGGTCGTCAAATCCAAATCGATGGTCTCCGAGGAAGTCCATATCAACCGTGCGCTGGAGGGGATCGGTGTCGAGGCGGTTGAAACCGATTTGGGCGAATATATTATTCAGCTGGCATCGGAAACCCCTTCGCACATCATCATTCCGGCCATTCACAAAAACAAGAAGCAGATTGCCGAGCTCTTGTCCAAGGAGGCCGGCGAGGAGCTTCCGCCGGATACGGCGGTGCTGGCGGGATTTGCCCGGAGAAAATTGCGGCAGAAGTTTCTGGAAGCCGACATCGGGATGACCGGCTGCAATTTCGCGATTGCCGAATCCGGATCGATTGTGCTGTTTGAAAATGAAGGAAACGCCCGGATGGTCAGCACCGTTCCGCGTACGCAGATTACGCTGATGGGAATGGAACGGATCATCCCTTCGTTCCCCGATCTGGAAGTGATGGCGACTTTGCTGCCGCGTTCGGCAACGGGCCAAAAGCTGACCGTCTATATGTCGCCGATTACCGGACCCAGAAGGGAAAAGGACGGCGACGGTCCCGAGGAAATGCACATCATCATCATCGACAACGGCCGCTCCGGCCAGTTGGGAGATCCGGAATTTCAGGAGCTGCTCAACTGTATTCGCTGCGGAGCGTGCCTCAATGCGTGTCCGGTATACCGGCAAATCGGCGGGCATTCCTACGGCAGCGTATACAGCGGTCCGATCGGAGCCGTGCTTACTCCGGCCCTCAACAAGAACGTGGCCGAATGGGATGATATCGCCAACGCATCCAGCTTATGCGGAGCATGCCATGAAGCGTGCCCGGTGAAAATTCCGCTGCATGATATGCTGGTCTATTTGCGGCATCGGAAAGTCCTGCACGGATCGACGGCAGCCGGAGAGAAGCTCGGAATGAAAGGCTTTCAATATGTCATGTCCGATCACAAGCGTCTTCGCGCCGCGCTGCGGTTCGGAAAGCTCGGACAAAAGCTGCTGGTCCGAGACGGTATGATCAAGGAGAAGATCGGGCCGCTGAAGGGATGGAACAGCTATCGTTTCGCCCCCGCCCTGCCGGAGCAATCGTTCCGCGACTCCTGGGGGACCCTGGAGCATGAAATCCGGCTGGAGCTGAAGGCGATGGATTCCCGTGTCGAGGCGCGCATGAAAGAAATCCGATCGGCCAACCGGAAAGGAGAGTGA
- a CDS encoding (Fe-S)-binding protein, whose protein sequence is MKVSLFITCLCDGVYPRVGEAMSRLLARYGVQLHFPEAQTCCGQPAFNSGYWDEAKASARVLLKSFDDSDFVVAPSGSCTGMIHHYYEKLFEDEPEYRDMAERLAGKIYEFSQFLVGVLGVEDLGAEYPHKITYHPSCHGSRLLGVKEEPLKLLNHVKGLELVPLPFAEDCCGFGGTFAVKMSDISGAMVSEKVEHVLETEAEVLVGLDMGCLMNISGNLRFRGKPVKVMHLAELLYEGVKSKR, encoded by the coding sequence ATGAAAGTCTCTTTGTTTATTACCTGCCTTTGCGACGGGGTTTATCCCCGGGTGGGAGAAGCGATGAGCCGGCTGCTTGCGCGTTACGGAGTTCAGCTTCATTTTCCGGAGGCCCAGACCTGCTGCGGCCAGCCCGCTTTCAACAGCGGCTACTGGGATGAAGCGAAGGCTTCGGCGCGGGTATTGCTGAAGTCATTTGACGACAGCGATTTTGTCGTGGCTCCTTCGGGATCATGCACCGGCATGATTCATCATTACTATGAAAAATTATTCGAGGACGAGCCGGAATACCGGGATATGGCGGAACGGCTGGCTGGCAAAATTTATGAATTCTCGCAATTTCTTGTCGGCGTTCTGGGCGTAGAGGATTTGGGGGCAGAGTATCCGCACAAGATCACCTATCATCCATCCTGCCACGGCAGCCGTCTGCTCGGGGTCAAGGAGGAACCGTTGAAGCTCTTGAATCATGTCAAGGGTCTGGAATTGGTGCCGCTCCCCTTTGCCGAGGACTGCTGCGGCTTTGGCGGAACGTTCGCCGTAAAGATGTCTGATATCTCCGGGGCGATGGTTTCGGAAAAAGTCGAGCATGTGCTGGAGACGGAGGCGGAAGTGCTGGTCGGCCTGGATATGGGCTGCCTGATGAACATTTCCGGCAACCTGCGTTTTCGCGGAAAGCCCGTTAAGGTGATGCATTTGGCGGAGCTGCTGTATGAAGGGGTGAAATCGAAACGATGA
- a CDS encoding FadR/GntR family transcriptional regulator, translating into MDIPKISARKIYEEITEHIKQEIMSGSLSPGEKLPSTKELSERFAVGRSTTREALSALKAMGLIEIRQGEGCYVRRIEPKDVDIPVFSLLMSKETILELLEARKSLEVANAAMAAVKRTDEDLRQFAEILDRMGSHLGDEEVGEHTDLRFHQTLAGATHNSIMVRLLNSISEQMQDSIRGARRTMMYADLSEAETLHQQHLAIFEAVRVRDEEQARHRMREHLDHVESVLKASLKNSQ; encoded by the coding sequence ATGGATATTCCGAAAATCTCAGCCCGAAAAATTTATGAGGAGATCACCGAGCACATTAAGCAGGAGATTATGTCCGGCAGCTTGAGTCCGGGAGAAAAACTGCCTTCTACCAAAGAGTTGTCCGAAAGGTTTGCAGTGGGACGTTCGACTACGCGGGAGGCGTTAAGCGCCTTAAAAGCGATGGGTCTGATTGAGATCCGCCAAGGGGAAGGGTGTTATGTCCGCAGGATTGAACCGAAGGATGTGGATATTCCCGTCTTTTCACTGCTGATGAGCAAGGAAACGATTCTGGAGCTTTTGGAGGCCCGCAAATCTCTGGAAGTTGCCAATGCGGCCATGGCCGCGGTCAAACGGACGGACGAAGACCTGCGGCAGTTTGCGGAAATCCTGGATCGGATGGGCAGTCATTTGGGGGATGAAGAAGTGGGCGAACACACCGATCTTCGATTTCACCAGACGCTGGCCGGAGCCACACACAACTCGATTATGGTCAGGCTGCTGAATTCGATTTCGGAACAGATGCAGGATTCGATCCGCGGCGCCAGAAGAACCATGATGTATGCCGACCTGTCGGAAGCCGAGACGTTGCATCAACAGCATTTGGCCATTTTTGAGGCGGTGCGCGTTCGCGATGAAGAACAGGCGAGACATCGGATGCGGGAGCATCTGGATCATGTGGAATCGGTGCTGAAAGCGTCCTTGAAGAATTCACAATGA
- a CDS encoding sugar kinase, translating into MTGEKTIDVVTIGESMVLLQPMTEGPLKYSPLFTRSIAGAESNVALGLTRLGKKVRWISRLGIDPFGEMIESTLAGEGVDTSCVLKDPEAPTAIYFKEFKGYGDPNVFYYRRGSAASRLAPRDIQPEWFDGARHLHVTGITPALGEQTADAVRTAMKTARERGLTVSFDPNLRRKLWKEETARSVLLSLIPLCDVFLPGLEEAEFLLGPKTEEQYGDHFLNMGPGVIALKLGERGSVGFAEGLRCRAEPYKVSKIVDTVGAGDAFATGFLSVLLDREQPLEPSGLSKTLPEALLRANIMGALATQYKGDWEGLPTLSEIERIQSGKQGITR; encoded by the coding sequence ATGACCGGGGAGAAAACGATAGATGTGGTCACAATCGGGGAGAGCATGGTGCTCCTGCAGCCGATGACCGAAGGCCCGCTGAAATACAGTCCCCTGTTCACCCGCTCGATTGCCGGCGCGGAATCGAACGTCGCGCTCGGACTGACGCGGTTGGGAAAGAAAGTGCGCTGGATCAGCAGGCTCGGCATCGATCCGTTCGGGGAGATGATCGAGTCGACGCTGGCCGGAGAGGGCGTCGACACCTCTTGCGTGCTGAAGGACCCCGAAGCACCCACTGCAATCTACTTCAAGGAATTTAAGGGCTACGGCGATCCGAACGTTTTTTACTACCGCCGCGGTTCGGCGGCCAGCAGACTCGCTCCCCGGGATATTCAGCCGGAATGGTTTGACGGAGCCAGGCATCTGCATGTTACCGGTATCACGCCAGCATTAGGGGAGCAGACGGCGGATGCGGTGCGGACGGCGATGAAGACGGCCCGGGAGCGGGGACTGACCGTTTCCTTTGATCCGAACCTTCGGCGCAAGCTGTGGAAGGAAGAAACGGCCCGGAGCGTACTGCTTTCGCTGATTCCCTTGTGCGATGTGTTTCTTCCCGGTTTGGAGGAGGCGGAATTTTTGCTGGGACCCAAGACAGAGGAGCAATACGGAGACCATTTTTTGAATATGGGCCCCGGGGTGATTGCCCTGAAGCTGGGAGAGCGGGGCTCGGTCGGGTTTGCGGAAGGCCTGCGCTGCCGTGCGGAACCGTACAAGGTATCCAAAATTGTCGATACCGTTGGGGCGGGGGATGCTTTTGCCACTGGATTTTTGTCGGTTTTGCTGGACCGGGAGCAGCCGTTGGAGCCTTCCGGACTGTCAAAGACACTGCCCGAGGCATTGCTCAGGGCCAATATCATGGGCGCGCTGGCCACCCAATACAAAGGCGATTGGGAAGGGCTGCCCACACTTTCGGAAATAGAACGGATCCAATCCGGCAAACAGGGAATTACAAGGTGA
- a CDS encoding bifunctional 4-hydroxy-2-oxoglutarate aldolase/2-dehydro-3-deoxy-phosphogluconate aldolase → MSANLLKVLSEEKIVAIIRGIEADAGDATAEALADGGIRLLEVTMNTEGALRMISRFRENYGSRMRVGAGTVLNLKMAKKAVQAGAEYIISPNLDERVIEYALRKGVDVWPGTMTPTEIVRAFEAGAQAVKVFPMGSLGINYLKEIRAPLDHIPMIATGGVNLQNIGDFLNTGILGVGLGSNLVNKKLIAERRFAELTELARSFVEAAQGGKRA, encoded by the coding sequence ATGAGCGCAAACTTGCTGAAGGTGCTGTCCGAAGAAAAAATCGTCGCGATCATCCGCGGGATCGAAGCTGACGCGGGGGATGCCACAGCCGAAGCGCTGGCTGATGGAGGCATACGTCTGCTCGAGGTTACGATGAATACGGAAGGTGCGTTGCGGATGATCAGCCGATTCCGGGAAAATTACGGTTCCCGGATGCGCGTCGGGGCTGGGACGGTGCTGAATTTGAAGATGGCCAAGAAAGCCGTTCAAGCCGGTGCGGAGTATATCATTTCCCCGAATTTGGATGAGCGGGTTATTGAATACGCGCTTCGCAAGGGGGTTGACGTTTGGCCGGGGACGATGACTCCGACGGAAATCGTCAGGGCTTTTGAGGCCGGGGCGCAAGCCGTCAAGGTGTTCCCGATGGGATCGCTGGGCATCAATTATCTGAAGGAAATCAGAGCTCCGCTGGATCATATTCCGATGATTGCTACCGGCGGAGTCAACTTGCAGAATATCGGAGATTTTCTCAATACCGGGATTCTTGGGGTCGGTTTGGGGAGCAATCTGGTAAACAAAAAACTGATTGCGGAACGAAGATTTGCCGAACTGACCGAGCTTGCCCGGAGCTTTGTGGAGGCAGCCCAGGGGGGGAAAAGGGCATGA
- a CDS encoding MBL fold metallo-hydrolase produces the protein MDHILQNSGILPVKIDLPFRLNHVNCFLAEGETGWTIIDTGLHNASSAEAWDAHLDGKELTRIVLTHYHPDHIGYAGTLQAKTGARVQMTQTDTKTMNLFWSNDFYEMMLGNYFSYGVDEATAHRLIDYTRNFSNTVMPLPKIDEYLHEGDRIVFGRYEYELFRAPGHADGMICLFDRDNGILLSADHILPRITPNISYWFFGEQNPLKVYMDSLERFKGLNAEYVIPSHGQPFQNANRRIDEIIGHHDKRLDQALEIVNNGKSTVFEICLSMFGSRLTDHEIRFAIGETIAHLEFLAERGECRKDKDGGKWIYKKA, from the coding sequence ATGGACCATATATTGCAAAATTCAGGCATCCTTCCGGTGAAAATTGACCTTCCTTTCCGCTTGAATCACGTCAATTGTTTTCTAGCGGAAGGCGAAACCGGTTGGACGATTATTGACACCGGCTTGCATAATGCTTCCTCGGCAGAAGCCTGGGACGCCCATCTGGACGGAAAAGAACTGACACGGATCGTTTTGACCCATTACCATCCGGATCACATCGGGTATGCAGGCACTCTTCAAGCCAAAACGGGGGCTAGAGTGCAAATGACGCAAACCGACACGAAAACAATGAACTTATTTTGGTCGAATGATTTTTACGAGATGATGTTAGGCAATTATTTCAGCTACGGGGTCGATGAGGCGACAGCGCACAGATTAATCGATTATACGCGGAATTTTTCCAATACGGTTATGCCTCTCCCGAAAATCGACGAATATTTGCATGAGGGCGACCGCATCGTATTCGGCCGATATGAGTATGAATTGTTTCGCGCGCCCGGGCATGCGGACGGGATGATCTGCCTGTTCGACCGCGACAATGGCATTCTGCTGTCCGCCGATCACATTTTGCCACGGATTACGCCGAATATTTCATACTGGTTCTTTGGAGAGCAAAATCCGTTGAAAGTGTATATGGACTCACTCGAACGATTCAAAGGTTTGAATGCGGAATACGTCATACCTTCCCATGGGCAGCCGTTTCAAAACGCCAATCGGCGGATTGACGAAATCATCGGACATCATGACAAACGATTGGACCAAGCGCTGGAAATCGTGAATAACGGAAAATCGACCGTGTTTGAGATATGTTTGTCCATGTTCGGCAGCCGATTGACCGATCATGAAATCCGCTTCGCGATTGGTGAAACGATCGCCCATCTGGAGTTTTTGGCGGAACGCGGGGAATGCCGAAAGGACAAGGACGGCGGCAAATGGATTTATAAAAAAGCTTGA